The proteins below are encoded in one region of Winogradskyella helgolandensis:
- a CDS encoding lamin tail domain-containing protein, whose translation MKTKLPYLLCLFSLLFVNYITAQNTYVPDDGFEQYLIDVGIDLDPILDDYVPTANITSITDLYLGGYGITNLTGLEDFSGLTTLDVGSSASINSLDVSNNTVLKSLYVFNTSISSLDVSSNTLLETLNASNTSISSLDVSNNTLLETLNASNTSLSNLDISNNTALVNLDITNTSNLDCITVNDLVLANTNTNNGDWYIDQTSFYSLDCNNIPYTHVPDDIFEQYLINQNLDSGPLDDYVRTEAIQFVTNVSIYGLAITDLTGIEDFTALTTLDISSSSLSSLDVSNNLALTTLELYDSTISSLDVSANTALTNLGAYNTVNLFCITVADAFSASSGSGIYSSWSKDVDCNYTEDCSIPYTYIPDYSFEEYLIDQNYDSAPIDGFVPTANIETVTELNLSNSGVSDLTGLDDFTALTTLNLDNTNINSLDISSNTALTALNIENISISSLDVSNNTALTTLNINGTNLSSLDISANTALTTLNINGTYLLSSIDLSNNTLLTNFSAYNAALNSLDVSNNTALIELDINTTSISNLDVSNNTFLTTLNVYDTSLSNLDLRNNTLLTTLNADEISTLDCISVLDSEVANAGTGIYTNWQKDDSCSYSVDCLALTYVPDDGFEQYLISNNYDSAPLDDYVLTYKIEDLTEVYLYNSSVINLTGIEDFTALTHLEAYSSTLSSLDVSSNTLLTYLSVSSTPLSSIDVSSNTALTHLEVQQTSISSLDVTSNISLTYLDVQDLSLSHLDLSMNTALTEFYAFNMSNLDCINVADETAATSGTGNYSGWYEDGTVSYSEDCNPVALTHVPDDVFEQYLIDNNLDDVLDDYVPTANIETVTAVDLSNTNISNLTGIEDFTALFNLNISNTSLSSIDVSSNTALYVLNAFESSLSSLDVSNNLALYNLNIENTSISSLDLSSNIALYYLNVSFSSLSSLDVSNNTALSSLGIGNTSISNIDVSNNASLSTLTVEFSALSSLDVSNNSALTFLYAIITSNLDCIKVADATAANAGTGIYASWQKDATCSYSEDCNPVALTYVPDNVFEQYLIDNNLDDVLDDYVPTANIETVTFVNLGNTGVSDLTGIEDFAALTILSASDNSSLSSLDVSSNTALTALYTYETSLTSLDVSNNTLLTDLRVSNSPLTSLDVSNNTLLTTLNAFGTSISSIDLSLNTALTFLSINNTSSLSSLDVSTNIALTTLYVSNTPLSSLDLSTNTALTNLEANYTSNLDCITVADATAADATTGIYTNWTKDGTCSYSEDCNPVALTYVPDNVFEQYLIDNELDDVLDDYVVTANIETVTLVELYNTSVSNLTGIEDFTALTELNVFNTPLSSLDVSNNTALEVLYAFGTSISSLDVSSNTALIHLDIRNTAISNIDVSMNTLLTGLNITDTSISSIDVSSNTQLISLRMGSTPLSSIDISGNTELIVLVISNTQISTLDVGTNTSLVGLYVDNTSISSLDVSNNTELIYFNATNTPNLDCITVADATAADATTGIYTNWTKDGTCSYSEDCNPVALTYVPDNVFEQYLIDNNLDDVLDDYVVTDDIATVTTVNVGNRNISDLTGIEDFAALTTLYAFGTSISSLDVSNNLALDNLQIHYTSISSLDVSNNISLTRLIVGGTPISSLDVSNNVILDGLSIQGSSITSLDVSNNTMLTFLDVNDTSISSLDLSNQASLTLFRSLNTSNLDCITVADAAAANAGTGIYSGWTKDTSCSYSEDCNPVALTYVPDNVFEQYLIDNNLDDVLDDYVVTANIETVTTVDLANTSVSDLTGIKDFTALTTLYAYNTSLSTIDISSNTALTILIVGDNSLLTSLDVTNNTALTHLSVRETSLSSLNISNNVSLTDLRINDTSISSLDLSANPLLTILSAFRTSLSSLDVSYNTLLTYLAVDQTSLSSLDVSNHNSLTYLSTNFTSNLDCIAVANEFAANAGTGIYSGWTKDASCSYSEHCSPIGYTYVPDDQFELYLIDRGWDDVLDNYVLTANIETQPAINLIAFPGVVDLTGIEDFTALTQLFANNSSVATVDLSANLALTTIYLGNTSISSLDVSANTALNNLNVGGSSLTNLELGSAPITILNASQTPLSSLDISGSTSLINVNLNNTSISSLILTTNTSLTQLNLVNTPISSLDVRSNTALTNLFTQNTNNLFCINVADEVAAIAGNGIYSNWTKDSTCSYSENCGLVSTGNLIISEVMQNPNIVSDINGEYFEVYNPEAFPVNLNGWTISDGNSDLHTITGDVIVDADSFIVLGNNSNTVTNGGVTLDYQYANIDLDNGADALILTDGNTTEIDRVEYDGGTIWPNPDGAAMIYVGSNIENNNDGSLWEAATTSESITTDFGSPGSNGEDQIVDWLVYVNSSWNRPPTIETDLKNALIKASEVYSFTSSVDLLSLVVKEDADVTINAAVTLKVPNVILESTSTGYASLISNGTITGLVNYKRHVNAVQSIGGNDLVTPPVSGQVFTDFVAQNDNIVSNTANTLFLFGPFDKTIGDYVTYSNTETAELVSGIGYRAGTTDNGILHFQGTINQGSVSQSVSNSGPFYSKWNLIGNPYPSYMNVQDFLSNTNNLTTLDANNAGIYGYDGDASDGWVIYNLNTIDYTTALAPGQGFFVAVENTGTVEFNSNIRQHGTTDDFIAGRSSNTNQHLRLELNNGNKTYKTDFYFNDNSSDGLDLGYDAGMFGNSAGSFAIYSHLVEDNTGLDMAIQSLAKDFLSEGIVPLGINANEGEQLTIAIETSSLPQTVEVYLEDTVENTFTLLNTSNYVITPSSTLEGTGRFYLHFSNTTLSNLENELDKLKIYTSKATKELIVSGQLYEDAKAKLYDVNGREILSVVLDSSIHNNAIDIKHIQFGVYILQISNSSHNYNQKVIIN comes from the coding sequence ATGAAAACGAAATTACCTTATCTATTATGTTTATTTAGTCTATTATTTGTCAATTATATAACCGCTCAGAATACTTACGTCCCAGACGATGGCTTTGAGCAGTATTTAATAGATGTAGGCATTGATCTAGATCCAATATTAGATGATTATGTACCAACGGCTAATATTACATCTATTACTGATTTATATTTAGGTGGTTATGGTATTACTAATTTAACAGGATTAGAAGATTTTTCAGGATTAACTACTTTGGATGTTGGTAGTTCTGCGTCAATAAATAGTTTAGATGTTAGCAACAATACAGTATTAAAAAGTTTATATGTTTTTAATACTTCGATAAGTAGTTTAGATGTTAGCAGCAATACATTATTAGAAACTTTAAATGCTTCTAATACTTCAATAAGTAGTTTAGATGTTAGCAACAATACATTATTAGAAACTTTAAATGCTTCTAATACTTCATTAAGTAATTTAGATATTAGTAATAATACAGCATTAGTTAATTTAGATATTACTAATACTTCTAATTTAGATTGTATTACAGTTAATGATTTAGTATTAGCAAATACTAATACAAATAATGGAGACTGGTATATTGATCAAACCTCTTTTTATAGCTTAGATTGTAATAATATTCCATACACTCACGTTCCAGATGACATTTTTGAGCAGTACTTAATAAACCAAAATCTTGATAGTGGGCCACTAGACGATTATGTAAGAACTGAAGCTATTCAATTTGTAACTAATGTTAGTATTTATGGTTTAGCAATTACAGACTTAACAGGGATAGAAGATTTTACAGCATTAACCACTTTAGATATTTCTAGTAGTTCTTTAAGTAGTTTAGATGTAAGTAATAATTTAGCATTAACCACTTTAGAACTTTATGATTCAACAATAAGTAGTTTAGATGTGAGTGCTAATACAGCCTTAACAAATTTAGGTGCATATAATACGGTTAATTTATTTTGTATTACTGTAGCTGATGCATTTTCGGCTTCTTCAGGATCAGGTATTTACTCAAGTTGGTCTAAAGATGTAGATTGTAATTATACTGAAGATTGTAGTATTCCATATACCTATATACCAGATTATAGCTTTGAGGAGTACTTAATAGATCAAAATTATGATTCTGCACCAATAGATGGTTTTGTACCAACAGCTAATATTGAAACTGTAACAGAATTAAATTTATCTAATTCAGGTGTTAGTGACTTAACAGGATTGGATGATTTTACAGCCTTAACCACATTAAACCTTGATAATACTAATATAAATAGTTTAGACATAAGCAGTAATACCGCTTTAACCGCTTTGAATATTGAAAATATCAGTATATCTAGTTTAGATGTTAGCAACAATACTGCATTAACGACTTTAAATATTAACGGTACTAATTTAAGTAGTTTAGATATAAGTGCTAATACCGCATTAACGACTTTAAATATTAATGGTACTTATCTATTAAGTAGTATAGATCTAAGTAATAATACGTTATTAACAAATTTCTCAGCATATAATGCTGCATTAAATAGTTTGGATGTCAGTAATAATACAGCATTAATAGAATTAGATATTAATACCACATCAATAAGTAATTTAGATGTAAGTAATAATACATTTTTAACCACTTTAAATGTATATGACACATCCTTAAGTAATTTGGATCTTAGAAATAATACCTTATTAACAACTTTAAATGCTGATGAGATATCTACTTTAGATTGTATTAGCGTATTAGATTCTGAAGTAGCAAATGCTGGTACCGGAATTTATACCAATTGGCAAAAAGATGACTCTTGTAGTTATAGTGTAGACTGTCTTGCGCTTACTTATGTGCCAGATGATGGGTTTGAGCAATACTTAATAAGTAATAATTACGATTCTGCACCATTAGATGATTATGTATTAACTTATAAAATTGAAGACTTAACTGAAGTTTATTTATATAATTCAAGTGTTATTAATTTAACAGGTATTGAAGATTTTACTGCTTTAACTCACTTAGAAGCCTATAGTTCAACATTAAGCAGTTTAGATGTGAGTAGTAATACTTTATTGACTTATTTATCGGTAAGTAGTACACCGCTTAGTAGTATAGATGTGAGTAGTAATACTGCCTTAACTCATTTAGAAGTACAACAAACATCTATTAGTAGTCTAGATGTTACAAGTAATATTTCATTAACTTATTTAGATGTTCAAGACTTATCTTTAAGTCATTTAGATTTAAGTATGAATACAGCATTAACTGAATTCTATGCTTTTAATATGTCTAACTTAGACTGTATTAACGTTGCAGATGAAACAGCTGCAACCTCAGGTACGGGAAATTACTCAGGTTGGTATGAAGATGGGACTGTTAGTTACAGTGAAGATTGTAACCCAGTAGCACTTACACACGTTCCAGACGATGTTTTTGAACAGTATTTAATAGATAATAACTTAGATGATGTCTTAGATGATTATGTACCAACAGCTAATATTGAGACGGTAACTGCAGTAGATTTAAGTAATACAAACATTAGTAATTTAACAGGTATTGAAGACTTTACTGCATTATTTAATTTAAATATTTCTAACACTTCTTTAAGTAGTATTGATGTAAGCAGTAATACAGCTTTATATGTTTTAAATGCTTTTGAATCTTCATTAAGTAGTTTAGATGTCAGTAATAATTTAGCATTATATAATTTAAATATTGAGAACACCTCAATAAGTAGTCTAGATCTTAGTAGTAATATTGCATTATACTATTTAAATGTTTCTTTTTCTTCGTTAAGTAGTTTAGATGTCAGTAATAATACAGCACTATCTAGTTTAGGTATTGGTAATACTTCAATAAGTAATATAGATGTTAGTAATAATGCCTCATTATCAACTTTAACTGTTGAATTTTCAGCATTAAGTAGTTTAGATGTGAGTAATAATTCAGCATTAACTTTTTTATATGCTATTATTACATCTAACTTAGATTGTATTAAAGTAGCAGATGCCACGGCAGCAAATGCAGGTACAGGTATTTACGCTAGTTGGCAAAAAGATGCCACCTGTAGTTACAGCGAAGATTGTAACCCAGTAGCACTTACTTATGTCCCAGACAATGTTTTTGAACAGTATTTAATAGATAATAACTTAGATGATGTGTTAGATGATTATGTACCAACAGCTAATATTGAGACGGTAACTTTTGTAAATTTAGGTAATACAGGTGTAAGTGATTTAACAGGAATAGAGGATTTTGCTGCATTAACTATTTTAAGTGCAAGTGATAACAGTTCACTATCTAGTTTAGATGTGAGTAGTAATACAGCATTAACAGCTTTATATACTTATGAGACATCACTAACCAGTTTAGACGTAAGTAATAATACTTTATTAACAGATTTGCGTGTTTCTAATAGTCCATTAACCAGTTTGGATGTAAGTAATAATACTTTATTAACTACATTAAATGCTTTTGGAACTTCAATAAGTAGTATAGATTTGAGTTTGAATACCGCATTAACATTCTTATCTATTAATAATACGTCATCTCTGAGTAGTTTAGATGTAAGTACAAATATTGCATTGACCACTTTATATGTAAGTAATACACCACTAAGCAGTTTAGATTTAAGTACTAATACTGCATTAACTAATTTAGAAGCAAATTACACTTCTAACTTAGATTGCATAACCGTAGCAGATGCCACTGCGGCAGATGCCACTACAGGTATTTATACCAATTGGACAAAAGATGGCACCTGTAGTTACAGTGAAGACTGTAATCCAGTAGCGCTTACTTATGTTCCAGATAATGTTTTTGAACAGTATTTAATAGATAATGAACTGGATGATGTTTTAGATGATTATGTTGTAACGGCTAATATTGAGACTGTAACTTTAGTAGAATTATATAATACAAGTGTTAGTAATTTAACAGGTATAGAGGATTTTACAGCATTAACGGAATTAAATGTTTTTAATACCCCACTGAGTAGTTTAGATGTAAGTAATAATACTGCATTAGAAGTTTTATATGCTTTTGGAACCTCTATAAGTAGTTTAGATGTAAGCTCAAATACCGCATTAATTCATTTAGATATACGAAATACAGCAATAAGTAATATAGATGTGAGTATGAATACCTTATTAACGGGTTTAAATATTACTGACACCAGCATAAGTAGTATAGATGTGAGCAGCAACACTCAATTAATTTCTTTACGTATGGGTAGCACACCATTAAGTAGTATTGATATTAGTGGTAATACTGAATTAATTGTCTTAGTAATTAGTAATACCCAAATTAGCACTTTAGATGTGGGTACAAATACCTCATTAGTTGGTTTATATGTAGATAATACCTCAATAAGTAGTTTAGATGTAAGTAATAATACTGAATTAATATATTTTAATGCCACTAACACACCAAATTTAGATTGCATAACCGTAGCAGATGCCACTGCGGCAGATGCCACTACAGGTATTTATACCAATTGGACAAAAGATGGCACCTGTAGTTACAGTGAAGACTGTAATCCAGTAGCGCTTACTTATGTTCCAGATAATGTTTTTGAACAGTATTTAATAGATAATAACTTAGATGATGTTTTAGATGATTATGTCGTAACAGATGATATTGCGACGGTAACTACAGTAAATGTAGGAAACAGGAATATAAGTGACTTAACGGGAATAGAGGATTTTGCGGCATTAACTACTTTATATGCTTTTGGCACTTCTATAAGTAGTTTAGATGTTAGTAATAATTTAGCATTAGATAATTTACAAATACATTATACATCTATAAGTAGTTTAGATGTTAGTAATAATATCTCATTAACAAGACTAATTGTTGGTGGAACACCTATAAGTAGTTTAGATGTTAGTAATAATGTAATTTTAGATGGTTTAAGTATTCAAGGCTCATCCATAACTAGCTTAGATGTTAGTAATAATACTATGTTAACTTTTTTAGATGTAAATGATACCTCAATTAGTAGTTTAGACTTAAGTAACCAAGCTTCATTAACTCTTTTTCGTTCGCTTAACACATCTAACTTAGATTGTATAACCGTAGCAGATGCAGCAGCAGCAAATGCTGGCACAGGAATTTATTCGGGTTGGACAAAAGATACCTCATGTAGTTATAGTGAAGATTGTAACCCAGTAGCACTTACTTACGTCCCAGACAATGTTTTTGAACAGTATTTAATAGATAATAACTTAGATGATGTTTTAGATGATTATGTAGTAACGGCTAATATTGAAACGGTAACTACAGTAGACTTAGCAAATACAAGTGTTAGTGATTTAACAGGAATAAAGGATTTTACAGCTCTCACTACTTTATATGCTTATAACACATCATTAAGTACTATAGATATAAGTAGTAATACAGCATTAACTATTTTGATTGTAGGTGATAACAGTTTACTAACTAGTTTAGACGTGACTAATAATACTGCACTAACTCATTTATCCGTTAGGGAAACTTCATTAAGTAGTTTAAATATAAGTAATAATGTTTCGTTAACAGATTTACGAATAAATGATACTTCAATAAGTAGTTTAGATTTAAGTGCTAATCCTTTATTAACAATTTTAAGCGCGTTTAGGACTTCATTAAGTAGTTTAGATGTAAGTTACAATACGCTGTTAACGTATTTAGCCGTTGATCAAACCTCGTTAAGTAGTTTAGATGTAAGTAATCATAATTCATTAACTTATTTATCTACGAACTTCACTTCCAACTTAGATTGTATAGCTGTAGCAAACGAATTTGCAGCAAATGCAGGCACAGGTATTTATTCAGGATGGACAAAAGATGCCTCATGTAGTTACAGTGAGCACTGTAGTCCTATAGGTTATACCTATGTTCCAGACGATCAATTTGAGCTATACCTCATAGACCGTGGTTGGGATGATGTATTAGATAATTATGTACTAACAGCTAATATTGAAACTCAACCGGCAATAAATTTAATTGCTTTTCCTGGAGTAGTTGATTTAACAGGTATTGAAGATTTTACAGCACTAACTCAGTTATTCGCTAATAACAGTTCAGTTGCTACTGTAGATCTCAGCGCAAATCTAGCTTTAACTACAATATATTTAGGTAATACTTCTATAAGTAGTTTAGATGTAAGTGCCAACACGGCATTAAATAACTTAAATGTTGGTGGATCATCTCTAACTAATTTAGAATTAGGTAGCGCACCTATAACCATATTAAATGCGTCTCAAACACCTCTTAGTAGTTTAGATATTAGCGGCAGTACCTCATTGATAAATGTAAACCTTAATAATACTTCAATAAGTAGTTTAATACTAACTACTAATACTTCATTAACCCAATTAAATTTAGTAAATACTCCAATAAGTAGTTTAGATGTAAGAAGTAATACGGCATTGACTAATTTATTCACACAAAACACCAATAATTTATTTTGTATAAATGTAGCAGATGAAGTAGCAGCTATAGCTGGTAATGGTATCTATTCCAATTGGACTAAAGATAGTACATGTAGTTATAGCGAAAACTGTGGTTTAGTATCTACAGGAAACCTTATCATTTCTGAAGTGATGCAAAATCCAAATATTGTTTCAGATATTAATGGTGAGTATTTCGAGGTCTATAATCCAGAAGCATTTCCTGTAAATTTAAATGGTTGGACAATTAGTGATGGAAATAGTGATTTACACACCATAACAGGAGACGTTATTGTTGATGCAGACAGCTTTATTGTGTTAGGAAATAATAGTAATACAGTTACAAATGGTGGTGTTACTTTAGATTATCAATACGCTAATATTGATTTAGACAATGGAGCAGATGCTCTTATTTTAACAGATGGAAACACTACAGAAATTGACCGTGTAGAATACGATGGTGGCACCATATGGCCAAATCCAGATGGAGCCGCAATGATATATGTTGGTAGTAATATTGAAAACAATAATGATGGTTCTCTTTGGGAAGCCGCTACCACATCGGAAAGTATCACAACCGATTTTGGTTCGCCAGGTAGTAATGGTGAAGATCAAATTGTGGATTGGTTGGTATATGTTAATAGTTCATGGAATAGACCACCAACAATAGAAACAGATTTAAAAAATGCGCTAATAAAAGCTTCAGAAGTGTATAGTTTTACATCTAGTGTAGATTTATTAAGCTTAGTAGTAAAAGAAGATGCGGATGTTACAATTAATGCTGCAGTAACACTGAAAGTACCAAACGTAATCTTAGAATCAACCTCTACAGGTTATGCTAGTTTAATTTCAAATGGTACAATTACCGGACTTGTAAATTATAAACGTCACGTTAATGCCGTACAATCTATTGGTGGTAACGATCTTGTGACTCCACCAGTATCCGGACAAGTTTTTACTGATTTTGTAGCACAAAACGATAATATAGTTTCTAATACTGCTAATACCTTGTTCCTTTTTGGTCCTTTTGATAAGACTATAGGAGATTATGTTACCTATTCAAATACGGAAACGGCTGAGCTAGTCTCAGGAATTGGTTACCGTGCAGGAACCACGGATAATGGGATATTACATTTTCAAGGAACTATTAATCAAGGATCAGTATCACAAAGTGTATCTAACTCAGGACCTTTTTATAGCAAATGGAATTTAATAGGAAATCCATATCCATCGTATATGAATGTTCAAGACTTTTTGAGTAATACTAATAATTTAACAACCTTGGATGCAAACAATGCTGGTATATATGGTTATGATGGAGATGCTTCAGACGGATGGGTTATATATAATTTAAATACAATAGATTATACAACGGCTTTAGCACCTGGCCAAGGTTTCTTTGTTGCTGTAGAAAATACCGGTACTGTTGAGTTTAATTCTAACATAAGGCAACATGGTACCACTGATGATTTTATTGCAGGGCGTAGTTCAAATACAAATCAACATTTAAGATTAGAACTTAATAATGGTAATAAAACCTATAAGACAGACTTCTATTTTAATGACAATTCATCAGATGGATTAGACCTAGGTTATGACGCAGGAATGTTTGGAAATTCTGCTGGTTCGTTTGCCATCTATTCTCATTTAGTAGAAGATAATACTGGTTTAGATATGGCAATTCAATCTTTGGCTAAAGACTTTTTATCAGAAGGAATAGTGCCATTAGGTATTAATGCAAATGAAGGTGAACAATTAACTATAGCAATAGAAACTTCTAGTTTACCTCAAACAGTAGAAGTGTATTTAGAAGATACCGTAGAGAATACATTTACGTTGTTAAATACCTCTAACTATGTCATTACTCCAAGTAGTACATTAGAGGGCACAGGTCGTTTTTATCTTCATTTTTCAAATACCACTTTAAGTAATTTAGAAAATGAATTAGATAAATTAAAGATATATACCTCTAAAGCAACAAAAGAATTGATTGTTAGCGGTCAATTATATGAGGATGCAAAAGCAAAACTATATGATGTTAATGGAAGAGAAATATTGAGTGTAGTTTTAGATAGTTCAATTCACAATAATGCAATTGATATTAAGCATATTCAATTTGGAGTTTATATTTTACAAATTTCAAATAGTTCGCATAATTATAATCAAAAAGTAATTATTAATTAA